A section of the Eublepharis macularius isolate TG4126 chromosome 1, MPM_Emac_v1.0, whole genome shotgun sequence genome encodes:
- the LOC129324422 gene encoding uncharacterized protein F54H12.2-like, with translation MAFIHCGSEECVKSELDLFQIAPTQTSIEKSVYIEVPPLSALTGSAPLEFFIAGNGEDYLDLNNTLLYVKCKITQEDGTDIAQNARVALVNYPIASIFSQLDVTLGDRLISQSNNCYPYRALIETVLNYSFETLSTQFSSGGFYKDTASLMDSTLLNQGNKGFAKRALLAAESKTVDLLGHLHADIFFQEKLLLNGVDVKIKLARNKDSFCLMSGEGAAMRYKLHMDSAALFVKKVKVAPGVRLAHAEALLTSTAKYPVDRVDMKVFSIPTGARVSNQDNLFLGQLPKMVVMGLVDNDAFSGAFTKNPFHFQHYNINFVALYVDGEQVPSKPFQPDFEAGNNVREYMSLVQTAGKHLQDRPLLVDREEYRHGYTLFAFDLSPDQDCTGHYSLIKTGNLRAEIRFAAALPRTVNLIVYGVFDNVIEINHNRNVLFDYM, from the coding sequence ATGGCTTTCATCCACTGCGGGTCGGAAGAGTGTGTAAAGTCCGAGCTCGACCTGTTCCAGATAGCCCCTACCCAGACCAGCATTGAGAAAAGCGTATATATCGAGGTTCCGCCCCTCTCGGCCCTCACGGGGTCAGCACCTCTAGAGTTTTTCATAGCCGGGAATGGTGAAGATTACCTTGATTTAAACAATACTCTCTTGTATGTGAAATGTAAAATTACTCAAGAAGATGGTACCGACATCGCACAGAATGCTAGAGTGGCACTGGTGAACTACCCAATTGCTTCCATTTTCAGTCAGCTGGATGTTACCCTAGGCGACCGGCTCATCAGCCAGAGTAACAACTGTTATCCCTACAGGGCTCTCATTGAAACAGTGCTCAACTACAGCTTTGAAACCCTATCTACCCAATTTTCTTCAGGCGGATTTTATAAGGATACAGCGAGTCTGATGGACAGCACCCTGCTGAACCAAGGTAACAAAGGATTTGCCAAAAGGGCGTTGCTGGCAGCCGAAAGCAAAACAGTAGACCTTTTAGGCCATCTCCACGCCGATATATTTTTTCAAGAAAAGCTGCTCTTAAATGGCGTGGATGTCAAAATCAAACTAGCTCGTAACAAAGACTCTTTCTGCCTGATGAGTGGCGAGGGGGCTGCAATGCGCTATAAGCTCCACATGGATTCTGCTGCGCTCTTtgtgaagaaagtgaaagtagccccAGGCGTACGGCTGGCCCACGCTGAGGCTCTGCTGACATCCACAGCAAAATACCCTGTGGACCGTGTCGACATGAAGGTGTTCAGCATCCCTACTGGTGCTCGCGTGAGCAACCAAGACAACCTGTTTTTGGGACAGCTCCCCAAAATGGTGGTCATGGGGCTCGTGGACAATGACGCTTTCAGCGGCGCCTTCACCAAAAACCCTTTTCATTTCCAACATTACAACATTAACTTTGTAGCCCTGTACGTGGACGGGGAGCAGGTCCCCTCCAAGCCCTTCCAGCCCGACTTTGAAGCCGGAAACAACGTGAGAGAATACATGAGCCTCGTGCAAACAGCGGGGAAGCACCTTCAGGACAGGCCCCTCCTGGTAGATCGTGAAGAGTATAGGCACGGGTACACCCTGTTTGCTTTTGACCTCTCTCCTGATCAGGACTGCACCGGCCATTACTCCCTGATTAAAACCGGGAACCTGAGAGCAGAAATACGTTTTGCTGCGGCCCTACCACGAACCGTTAATTTGATTGTGTATGGGGTGTTTGATAATGTCATAGAGATCAACCACAACCGTAACGTGCTTTTTGATTACATGTAA